One genomic segment of Pandoraea sputorum includes these proteins:
- a CDS encoding multidrug effflux MFS transporter, producing the protein MTSTSELSPALPSERVLLGILGLFMMIAPASTDMYLPGLPTMRHELGASAAATQLTLSYFFLGFAFGQLVWGPLADRFGRRKPMAAGIVLYVFGSIGCAFADSIDHMMMWRFVQALGGCAMPVIAQAIVRDVYGPRNSARAFSIMLLVMSVAPIVAPLVGGQMLRFTTWRVIFGILAVFGVGALMALWRLPETGNVNGRQTGGPRAIAMSYWHLLRDVHFVGYMVAGGAVFGASFTYITGTPLVYMEYFHVSPQFFGVLFGINIVGMAAMTMFNSRRVGQIGSYRLMRIGIIGCAIVTSVLCAAVWMGVVLLPLMVAMLFLFMSLRGIITANSVAGALANHPTRAGAAAALVGSVQYGFGFAAGGLLGLLGDGSPRPLVTVMCGFAILALVSLMTMLRKPQSLSH; encoded by the coding sequence ATGACCTCGACGTCCGAACTCTCTCCTGCCTTGCCATCCGAGCGCGTGCTGTTGGGCATTCTCGGCCTGTTCATGATGATCGCGCCTGCGTCGACGGATATGTATCTGCCGGGGCTGCCGACGATGCGTCACGAACTCGGCGCGAGCGCTGCGGCCACCCAACTGACGCTCTCGTATTTCTTCCTCGGCTTCGCTTTCGGACAGTTGGTCTGGGGGCCGCTCGCGGATCGCTTCGGGCGTCGCAAGCCAATGGCGGCGGGGATCGTGTTGTACGTCTTCGGCAGCATCGGCTGCGCGTTTGCCGACAGCATCGACCACATGATGATGTGGCGCTTCGTGCAGGCGCTTGGCGGTTGTGCCATGCCGGTGATTGCGCAGGCCATCGTGCGCGACGTATACGGCCCGCGTAACAGCGCGCGCGCCTTCTCGATCATGTTGCTGGTGATGAGCGTAGCGCCCATTGTTGCGCCGCTGGTGGGCGGACAGATGCTGCGCTTCACGACGTGGCGCGTGATTTTCGGCATTCTCGCGGTGTTCGGCGTGGGGGCATTGATGGCGTTGTGGCGTCTGCCGGAGACGGGCAACGTGAACGGCCGTCAGACGGGCGGGCCGCGCGCCATCGCCATGTCGTACTGGCATTTGCTGCGCGACGTGCATTTTGTTGGCTACATGGTGGCGGGGGGCGCCGTCTTCGGGGCGTCGTTCACTTACATCACCGGCACGCCGCTCGTATACATGGAGTACTTCCATGTCTCGCCGCAGTTCTTCGGTGTGTTGTTTGGCATCAATATCGTCGGCATGGCTGCGATGACGATGTTCAATTCGCGACGCGTGGGACAGATAGGTTCGTACCGGCTGATGCGCATTGGCATCATCGGGTGTGCGATCGTGACGTCGGTACTATGCGCTGCGGTGTGGATGGGCGTCGTACTGCTGCCGCTGATGGTGGCGATGCTGTTCCTGTTCATGTCGCTGCGCGGCATCATCACGGCGAATTCGGTGGCGGGCGCGCTCGCGAATCACCCGACGCGCGCCGGGGCTGCGGCAGCGCTCGTCGGCAGCGTGCAGTACGGCTTCGGTTTTGCGGCAGGTGGCTTGCTCGGCTTGCTAGGAGACGGTTCGCCTCGGCCGCTCGTGACGGTGATGTGCGGCTTCGCCATTCTGGCGCTCGTGTCGCTAATGACGATGTTGCGCAAGCCGCAGAGCTTGTCGCACTAA
- a CDS encoding cytochrome P450/oxidoreductase, protein MSQTLSPTSSATAASAGGCPFHQPSAPSTTQAPNGCPVSARAADFDPFEDGYQQDPPEYVRWAREQEPVFYSPKLGYWVVTRYDDIKAIFRDNITFSPSIALEKITPTGPEANEVLASYGFALNRTLVNEDEPAHMPRRRVLMEPFTPEHLKHHEPLVRQLAREYVDRFVNDGRADLVDQMLWEVPLTVALHFLGVPEEDMDKLREYSIAHTVNTWGRPKPEEQVAVAHAVGNFWQLAGKILDKMRQNPDGPGWMQYGIRKQKDHPEVVTDSYLHSMMMAGIVAAHETTANATANAMKLLLSHPDVWREICEDPSLIPNAVEECLRHNGSVAAWRRLATKDVNIGGIEIAAGSKLLIVTSSANHDEAHFADADLFDIRRENASDQLTFGYGSHQCMGKNLARMEMQIFLEEFTRRLPHMTLAEQKFTYVPNTSFRGPEHVFVEWDPAQNPELRDPSVLERHAPVRIGEPSGHSVTRPVVVESVTPVAEGIVKLRLVAPDGRTLPRWAPGSHIDIECGETGLSRQYSLCGDPMDAAALEIAVLHEPEGRGGSNWVHTQVSVGDRLRIRGPRNHFRLDETTPRAIFVAGGIGVTPIAAMARRAKVLGIDYEIHYSGRSRRTMALVDELQTLHGDRLHLWVKDEGQRADYAALLATPQDGTQVYACGPVRMLDGLAQCCAHWPDDTLRVEHFQSQLGTLDPEKEHAFEVTLKDSGITVMVPADQTLLTALRAANIDVQSDCEEGLCGSCEVQVLEGDVDHRDVVLTRTERDANTKMMSCCSRACGKKLVLAL, encoded by the coding sequence ATGAGCCAGACACTTTCCCCCACTTCCAGCGCCACGGCCGCCAGCGCCGGCGGCTGCCCGTTTCATCAACCGTCGGCCCCGTCGACGACTCAGGCACCGAACGGCTGCCCGGTCAGCGCCCGCGCGGCCGACTTCGATCCGTTCGAAGACGGCTATCAGCAAGACCCGCCCGAATATGTGCGCTGGGCGCGCGAGCAGGAACCGGTGTTCTACAGCCCGAAGCTCGGCTACTGGGTTGTAACGCGTTACGACGACATCAAGGCGATCTTCCGTGACAACATCACGTTCAGCCCGTCGATTGCGCTGGAAAAGATCACGCCGACCGGCCCGGAAGCCAACGAAGTGCTCGCCTCCTACGGCTTCGCGCTGAACCGCACGCTGGTGAACGAAGACGAGCCCGCGCACATGCCGCGCCGTCGCGTGCTGATGGAGCCGTTCACGCCTGAGCATCTGAAGCATCACGAGCCGCTGGTGCGTCAGCTCGCGCGCGAATACGTCGACCGCTTCGTGAACGACGGCCGTGCCGACCTCGTCGATCAGATGTTGTGGGAAGTGCCGCTGACGGTGGCGCTGCACTTCCTCGGCGTGCCCGAAGAAGACATGGACAAGTTGCGCGAGTACTCGATTGCGCACACGGTCAACACCTGGGGACGGCCGAAGCCCGAAGAGCAAGTCGCCGTGGCGCATGCCGTCGGCAATTTCTGGCAACTCGCGGGCAAGATTCTCGACAAGATGCGTCAGAATCCGGACGGTCCGGGCTGGATGCAATACGGCATTCGCAAGCAGAAGGATCACCCGGAAGTCGTGACCGACTCCTATCTGCATTCGATGATGATGGCGGGCATTGTGGCCGCGCACGAAACGACGGCCAACGCCACGGCCAACGCGATGAAGCTGCTGCTCTCGCACCCGGACGTCTGGCGCGAGATCTGCGAAGATCCGTCGCTGATTCCGAACGCGGTGGAAGAGTGTCTGCGTCACAACGGTTCGGTGGCGGCATGGCGTCGTCTCGCGACGAAGGACGTCAACATCGGCGGCATCGAGATTGCTGCCGGGTCGAAGCTCCTGATCGTGACGTCGTCCGCCAACCACGACGAAGCGCATTTCGCCGACGCAGACCTGTTCGACATCCGTCGTGAAAACGCCAGCGATCAGTTGACGTTTGGCTACGGCTCGCATCAGTGCATGGGCAAGAACCTCGCCCGCATGGAGATGCAGATCTTCCTGGAAGAGTTCACGCGCCGCCTGCCGCACATGACGCTGGCCGAGCAGAAGTTCACGTACGTGCCGAACACGTCGTTCCGCGGTCCGGAGCATGTCTTCGTGGAATGGGATCCGGCGCAGAATCCGGAGCTTCGCGATCCGTCCGTGCTGGAGCGTCATGCGCCGGTGCGTATCGGTGAGCCGTCGGGCCATAGTGTCACGCGTCCTGTCGTGGTCGAGTCGGTCACGCCGGTTGCCGAGGGCATCGTCAAGCTGCGCCTGGTCGCGCCGGACGGCCGCACCCTGCCGCGCTGGGCACCGGGCTCGCACATCGACATCGAATGCGGCGAGACGGGGCTGTCGCGTCAGTATTCGTTGTGCGGCGACCCGATGGACGCCGCCGCACTGGAAATCGCGGTGCTGCACGAGCCGGAAGGCCGTGGCGGTTCGAACTGGGTTCACACGCAGGTCTCGGTCGGCGATCGTCTGCGCATTCGCGGTCCGCGCAATCACTTCCGTCTGGACGAAACGACGCCGCGCGCCATCTTCGTTGCAGGTGGCATCGGCGTCACCCCGATTGCCGCGATGGCTCGTCGCGCCAAGGTGCTGGGCATCGACTACGAGATTCACTACAGTGGCCGCAGCCGTCGCACGATGGCCCTCGTCGACGAGTTGCAAACGCTGCATGGCGACCGCCTGCATCTGTGGGTGAAGGACGAAGGGCAACGCGCGGACTACGCGGCGCTGCTGGCGACGCCGCAGGACGGCACGCAGGTATACGCCTGCGGTCCGGTGCGCATGCTCGATGGTCTGGCGCAATGCTGCGCGCACTGGCCGGACGACACATTGCGCGTCGAACACTTCCAGTCGCAACTGGGCACGCTAGACCCCGAGAAGGAACATGCCTTCGAGGTCACGCTGAAGGATTCGGGCATCACGGTGATGGTGCCCGCCGATCAGACCCTGCTCACCGCATTGCGTGCGGCGAATATCGACGTGCAGAGCGACTGCGAGGAAGGCTTGTGCGGCTCATGCGAAGTGCAGGTGCTGGAGGGCGACGTGGATCACCGCGACGTGGTGCTCACCCGCACGGAGCGCGACGCCAACACGAAGATGATGTCCTGCTGCTCACGCGCCTGCGGCAAGAAGCTGGTGCTGGCGCTGTAA
- a CDS encoding IclR family transcriptional regulator yields the protein MTTSKRPTAGRPRSAATLSREAAADAATVSTSDALDAPRERGRRQRVQSAETGMVVLKGLARLGGRASLTALALHVQQSPAKVHRYLMSLVEEGLVAQDADSQHYYLGLEAMLLGVAAMRQADPVRAAEPALVRLREAFDVTCFIAVMGNKGPTIVRFEEPGLPVTINVRIGSVMSVLWSAAGRVFLGLLDDPQVLAMAESELAHATPEHRTQLDASDPIGALRASVRAAQGASVRDTNLTGISAIAAPVFNYDGRLVGVITALGATGGFDARMDSPIGEAVRREALAASHALGYRPPLPAGA from the coding sequence ATGACGACAAGCAAACGACCCACAGCAGGCCGCCCGCGAAGTGCGGCTACGCTTTCCCGCGAGGCAGCCGCCGACGCTGCCACCGTCTCGACCAGCGACGCCCTGGATGCGCCCCGCGAGCGCGGCCGCCGCCAGCGCGTGCAGTCGGCCGAGACCGGCATGGTCGTGCTCAAGGGGCTGGCCCGACTGGGCGGCCGGGCGAGCCTGACGGCACTGGCCCTGCACGTGCAGCAAAGTCCCGCCAAAGTTCACCGCTATCTGATGAGCCTCGTGGAAGAAGGGCTCGTCGCGCAGGACGCCGACTCGCAACACTATTACCTCGGCCTCGAAGCGATGCTGCTCGGCGTTGCCGCCATGCGTCAGGCCGACCCGGTGCGGGCCGCCGAACCGGCACTGGTGCGTCTGCGCGAAGCCTTCGATGTGACCTGCTTCATTGCCGTGATGGGCAACAAGGGACCGACCATCGTGCGCTTCGAGGAGCCGGGCCTGCCGGTGACGATCAACGTGCGGATCGGCTCGGTCATGTCGGTCCTGTGGTCGGCCGCCGGTCGCGTCTTCCTCGGTCTGCTCGACGACCCGCAGGTGCTGGCCATGGCCGAGAGCGAACTGGCGCACGCCACGCCGGAACACCGCACGCAACTCGACGCCTCTGATCCTATTGGGGCGTTGCGAGCCTCGGTGCGTGCGGCGCAAGGCGCCAGCGTGCGCGACACGAACCTGACCGGCATTAGCGCAATCGCCGCCCCCGTCTTCAATTACGACGGCCGCCTCGTCGGCGTCATTACCGCACTCGGGGCAACGGGCGGGTTCGATGCCCGCATGGACAGCCCCATCGGCGAAGCGGTACGGCGTGAGGCGCTGGCGGCAAGCCATGCGCTGGGCTACCGGCCGCCGCTGCCTGCCGGGGCCTGA
- a CDS encoding ABC transporter substrate-binding protein, which yields MRRRSLASRHTLAVLTALALPLIPLAANAKPLTVCTEASPEGFDVVRYNSLTTTNASADPVFNRLVEFDAAQAKVVPSLATKWEVTPDGLTYTFTLRPNVSFHSNDLFKPTRAFNADDVVFTFDRMLNDNAPWHKLTPSGFPHAQSLSLGKLIKSVQKVDDNTVRFTLSEPDAVFLSMLSMGFASIYSAEYADKLLAANKTDELNARPIGTGPFVLRSYQKDSVVRYDANKSYFGGAPASERLIYTIVPDPAVRAQKVKVGECQIALSPKPLDVQAARGDKALKVVETPAFMTAFVAINTQHKPLNDVRVRQALNLAFDKPSYVKQVFEGTATPAVNVYPPNTWSYAKNVADYPHNIDRAKKLLADAGFPQGFETTIWTRPAGSLLNPNPRVGAEMLQSDLAKIGVKAQIKTVEWGELIRRGKAGEHDLLFMGWSGDNGDPDNFLTPQFSCAAVTSGTNFARFCDANLDKLISDGKRTHDIAARTAKYQAAQKTIKDDALWIPLAHPVAAVITRTDVSGYQVSPFGRQDFSAVKVK from the coding sequence ATGCGTCGTCGCTCGCTTGCATCCCGCCATACCCTCGCCGTACTCACCGCGCTCGCTTTGCCGCTGATTCCGCTGGCAGCGAACGCCAAGCCGCTCACCGTCTGCACGGAAGCCAGCCCGGAAGGGTTTGATGTCGTGCGTTACAACTCGCTCACCACGACCAACGCATCGGCCGATCCGGTGTTCAATCGTCTGGTCGAGTTCGATGCCGCGCAAGCCAAGGTCGTGCCGAGTCTGGCGACGAAATGGGAAGTGACGCCGGATGGCCTCACGTACACGTTCACGCTGCGCCCGAACGTCAGCTTCCACAGTAACGATCTCTTCAAGCCGACGCGCGCATTCAATGCCGACGACGTCGTCTTCACGTTCGATCGCATGCTCAACGACAACGCGCCGTGGCACAAGCTCACGCCGTCGGGCTTCCCGCATGCGCAGTCGCTGTCGCTTGGCAAGCTGATCAAGTCGGTCCAGAAGGTCGACGACAACACGGTGCGCTTCACGCTCTCCGAGCCGGACGCCGTGTTCCTCTCGATGCTGTCGATGGGCTTCGCGTCGATCTATTCGGCCGAGTACGCCGACAAGCTTCTCGCGGCGAACAAGACCGATGAACTCAACGCGCGTCCGATCGGCACCGGCCCGTTCGTCTTGCGCAGCTATCAGAAAGACAGTGTGGTGCGGTACGACGCCAACAAGTCGTACTTCGGCGGCGCGCCGGCGTCCGAGCGTCTGATCTACACGATCGTGCCGGACCCTGCTGTGCGTGCGCAGAAGGTCAAGGTCGGCGAGTGCCAGATCGCGCTGTCGCCCAAGCCGCTCGACGTGCAGGCCGCGCGTGGCGACAAGGCGCTCAAGGTCGTAGAGACACCGGCCTTCATGACGGCCTTCGTCGCCATCAACACGCAGCACAAGCCGTTGAACGACGTGCGGGTGCGTCAGGCGCTGAACCTCGCGTTCGACAAGCCGAGCTACGTGAAGCAAGTGTTCGAAGGCACGGCCACACCGGCAGTGAACGTGTATCCGCCGAACACGTGGAGCTATGCGAAGAACGTGGCGGACTATCCGCACAACATCGATCGCGCGAAGAAGCTGCTGGCGGACGCCGGTTTCCCGCAAGGTTTCGAGACGACGATCTGGACGCGTCCGGCAGGCAGCCTGCTCAATCCGAACCCGCGCGTGGGGGCCGAGATGCTGCAAAGCGATCTGGCGAAGATCGGTGTGAAGGCGCAGATCAAGACGGTGGAGTGGGGCGAGCTGATTCGCCGCGGCAAGGCGGGCGAGCACGACCTCCTGTTCATGGGCTGGTCGGGTGATAACGGCGATCCGGACAACTTCCTCACGCCGCAGTTCAGCTGCGCGGCCGTCACCTCGGGCACGAACTTCGCCCGCTTCTGCGACGCCAATCTCGACAAGCTGATCAGCGACGGCAAGCGCACGCATGACATCGCGGCGCGCACCGCCAAGTATCAGGCGGCGCAGAAGACGATCAAGGACGACGCGCTGTGGATTCCGCTGGCGCATCCGGTCGCAGCCGTGATCACGCGCACCGACGTGTCGGGCTATCAGGTCAGCCCGTTCGGCCGTCAGGACTTCTCGGCGGTGAAGGTCAAGTAA
- a CDS encoding NAD(P)-dependent oxidoreductase has protein sequence MTTPRVGFCGIGRMGEPMTQRLIAAGHDVAVWNRSAAKLGALTDAGAMACVTPQALGECVDIALLCLGDGKAVEEVVFGEHGLVHAATPPRYLVDHSTLSPALTRNLAKRWTEATGSVWIDAPVSGGTGGAQAGTLAIMAGGPAEAIEAVTPVLRAFSSRVTRMGDIGAGQTTKLANQAIVATTLAGLAEAFVLAKRSGIDTAAVPSALQGGWADSVLMQTLWPRMVTPPDFATGTVRVILKDLDAIAELAHASATVQRVLPEVRRLLKDAAERGMADWDLSQVFRIGEAESAPDA, from the coding sequence ATGACTACCCCACGCGTAGGCTTTTGCGGCATCGGCCGCATGGGCGAACCCATGACGCAGCGGCTGATCGCCGCTGGCCACGACGTCGCCGTCTGGAACCGTTCTGCCGCCAAGCTCGGCGCACTGACCGATGCCGGTGCGATGGCCTGTGTGACGCCGCAGGCGCTCGGCGAATGCGTCGACATCGCCCTGCTCTGTCTCGGTGATGGAAAGGCTGTAGAGGAGGTGGTATTCGGTGAGCACGGGCTCGTGCACGCCGCAACGCCCCCGCGCTATCTCGTCGATCACTCGACGCTCTCGCCCGCACTCACCCGCAATCTCGCGAAGCGCTGGACTGAGGCCACCGGCAGTGTCTGGATCGATGCCCCGGTGTCCGGCGGCACGGGCGGTGCGCAGGCAGGCACGCTGGCCATCATGGCGGGCGGTCCCGCCGAGGCTATCGAAGCCGTGACGCCGGTGCTGCGTGCTTTCTCGTCGCGCGTCACCCGCATGGGCGACATCGGCGCGGGCCAGACGACCAAGCTCGCCAATCAGGCCATTGTCGCCACGACCCTCGCAGGTCTGGCCGAAGCCTTCGTGCTGGCCAAGCGCAGTGGCATCGACACGGCGGCAGTACCGTCGGCGTTGCAAGGCGGCTGGGCCGATTCCGTTCTCATGCAGACCCTCTGGCCGCGCATGGTGACGCCACCCGATTTCGCCACCGGCACGGTGCGCGTGATTCTGAAGGACCTCGACGCGATTGCCGAACTGGCGCACGCGAGCGCGACCGTACAGCGCGTGCTGCCGGAAGTGCGTCGTTTGCTGAAGGACGCCGCAGAGCGCGGCATGGCGGACTGGGACCTGTCGCAGGTGTTCCGCATCGGCGAAGCGGAGAGCGCGCCCGACGCCTGA
- the ilvD gene encoding dihydroxy-acid dehydratase, translating to MTDLHKHRSRTVTEGVTRTPHRAFLRATGLDDAAIDKPFVAIVDTFGENTPCSMSLNQISDNVRLGVAAGGGVPIRGSAISVSDGTSMNHSGMRFSLVSRETIADSVELFVRAHCYDALVGVAGCDKTLPGILMGMVRVNVPGVFLFGGAMLPGVAPDGSQATILTAIEAVGTAQRGDMSAETLRGIEKRCTPTAGSCPGQFTANTMAMVAEVLGLAPLGSAMVPAVYSERIAIARRAGENVMRALRNGGPLPRDLVTRKSLENACAAVAATGGSTNAMLHIPAIAHEAGIEFTLDDVSEVLARTPLIGDMQPGGRYLAVDLHHVGGVPAVLNALLAGGHIHGDTLTQTGETLAEALRAFPGPDGRVVKPHTEPLSPNAGLVVLRGNLAPDGAALKTAGLKHLTFTGTARVFETEEDCMAVVSAQTYREGDVLVIRNEGPKGGPGMREMLSVTAAIYGQGMGEKVALLTDGRFSGATRGMCIGYVGPEAAAGGPIRLLRDGDTIHIDAIKGKLDVELSDEALAARAAEAKPFVRGRLGGVLEKYEALVRPAKLGAVTHSGAVEWPYEASIGETPTHEDPN from the coding sequence ATGACAGATCTGCACAAACACCGCTCCCGCACGGTCACCGAAGGCGTCACACGCACCCCGCATCGCGCGTTCCTGCGTGCAACCGGCCTCGACGACGCCGCCATCGACAAACCGTTCGTGGCCATCGTCGACACTTTCGGCGAGAACACGCCCTGCTCCATGTCGCTGAATCAGATTTCGGACAACGTGCGTCTGGGCGTGGCCGCCGGCGGCGGCGTACCGATTCGCGGCTCGGCCATCTCGGTATCCGACGGCACGTCGATGAACCACTCGGGCATGCGCTTCTCGCTGGTCTCACGCGAAACGATTGCCGACAGCGTGGAGCTGTTCGTGCGCGCGCATTGCTACGACGCGCTCGTTGGCGTGGCGGGGTGCGACAAGACGCTGCCCGGCATTCTGATGGGCATGGTGCGCGTGAACGTGCCCGGCGTGTTCCTCTTCGGTGGCGCGATGCTGCCGGGCGTCGCCCCCGACGGCTCGCAGGCCACCATCCTTACCGCCATCGAAGCGGTCGGCACGGCCCAACGTGGCGACATGTCCGCCGAGACGCTGCGCGGCATCGAAAAGCGCTGCACGCCGACGGCGGGCTCTTGCCCCGGTCAGTTCACCGCCAACACGATGGCGATGGTCGCGGAAGTGCTCGGCCTTGCACCGCTCGGCTCCGCGATGGTGCCAGCCGTCTACAGCGAACGGATCGCGATCGCGCGTCGCGCGGGCGAGAACGTGATGCGGGCGCTGCGCAACGGCGGACCGCTGCCGCGCGACCTCGTCACGCGCAAGAGTCTGGAGAACGCCTGCGCCGCCGTGGCGGCTACCGGTGGCTCGACCAACGCCATGCTGCACATCCCTGCCATCGCCCACGAAGCGGGCATCGAGTTCACGCTCGACGACGTCTCCGAAGTCCTCGCCCGCACGCCGCTCATCGGCGACATGCAACCCGGCGGACGCTACCTGGCCGTCGATCTGCATCATGTCGGCGGCGTGCCTGCGGTGCTCAACGCGCTGCTCGCAGGCGGTCACATCCACGGCGACACGCTCACGCAGACCGGCGAGACGCTCGCCGAAGCGTTGCGTGCCTTCCCCGGCCCCGACGGACGCGTGGTCAAGCCGCACACCGAACCGCTCTCGCCCAACGCGGGACTGGTCGTGCTGCGCGGCAACCTCGCGCCCGACGGTGCGGCGCTCAAGACCGCAGGCCTCAAGCACCTCACCTTCACCGGCACCGCACGCGTGTTCGAGACGGAGGAGGACTGCATGGCCGTGGTGTCTGCGCAGACGTACCGCGAGGGCGATGTGCTCGTGATTCGCAACGAAGGCCCCAAGGGCGGGCCGGGCATGCGCGAGATGCTGAGCGTGACGGCAGCGATCTACGGGCAAGGGATGGGCGAGAAGGTCGCGCTGCTCACGGACGGCCGCTTCTCGGGCGCAACGCGCGGCATGTGCATCGGTTACGTCGGCCCCGAAGCGGCGGCGGGCGGACCGATTCGCCTACTTCGGGACGGCGATACCATCCACATCGACGCAATCAAGGGTAAGCTCGACGTCGAACTCTCCGACGAAGCACTCGCCGCGCGGGCCGCCGAGGCCAAACCGTTCGTGCGCGGCCGTCTGGGCGGCGTACTGGAAAAGTACGAAGCGCTCGTGCGGCCGGCCAAGCTGGGCGCGGTAACCCATTCGGGGGCTGTGGAATGGCCCTACGAAGCGTCTATCGGGGAGACGCCAACCCACGAGGACCCGAATTGA
- a CDS encoding SDR family NAD(P)-dependent oxidoreductase has protein sequence MSFPVCLVTGAATGIGAATALRFAQDGWAVAINNFDDSTRAAAEAVAAQCRDAGVQTLVVDADVGDDAACRRMADAVGAKWGRLDALVNSAGTTRVIPHGDLEAIDAVEFERIYRVNLIGMFQMTRAAAPLLRERPVSAASAASVVNISSLASLNGTGSSIAYAASKGAVNALTLSLARNLAPHVRVNAIAPGMVDDGLLRRVLGDEAYGRVVEGMRENSPLKRVSQPCEIAELAWFLAARAPAMTGQVLAIENGLLLNT, from the coding sequence ATGAGTTTTCCCGTCTGTCTCGTGACCGGTGCCGCCACGGGCATCGGTGCGGCCACCGCCCTGCGTTTTGCGCAGGACGGCTGGGCCGTGGCCATCAACAATTTCGACGACAGCACGCGTGCGGCCGCCGAAGCGGTCGCGGCGCAATGCCGCGACGCCGGTGTGCAAACGCTCGTCGTCGATGCCGACGTCGGTGACGACGCTGCCTGCCGCCGCATGGCGGACGCCGTTGGCGCGAAATGGGGACGGCTCGACGCCCTCGTCAACAGCGCCGGGACCACGCGCGTAATCCCGCATGGCGATCTCGAAGCCATCGACGCCGTGGAGTTCGAGCGCATCTATCGCGTGAACCTCATCGGCATGTTCCAGATGACGCGTGCTGCTGCGCCGTTGCTGCGGGAGCGTCCGGTGTCTGCTGCATCGGCTGCATCGGTCGTCAACATCTCGTCGCTGGCATCGCTCAACGGCACGGGGTCGTCGATTGCTTACGCGGCCTCGAAGGGCGCGGTCAACGCGCTCACGCTCTCGCTCGCCCGCAACCTGGCGCCGCACGTGCGCGTGAACGCCATCGCACCGGGCATGGTCGACGACGGCCTGCTGCGCCGCGTGCTCGGCGACGAGGCGTACGGCCGCGTCGTCGAAGGCATGCGCGAGAACTCGCCGCTCAAGCGCGTTTCGCAACCCTGCGAAATTGCCGAGCTGGCGTGGTTCCTCGCTGCCCGCGCACCGGCGATGACCGGTCAGGTGCTCGCCATCGAAAACGGGTTGTTGCTCAATACGTAA
- a CDS encoding MFS transporter — protein MSSSPSSYPGGAQPHPGNNAPPVAASSAQRDALYRKLTWHIIPFLFLAFIVAYIDRVNVSFAKLEMLSDLSLSETVYGAGAGVFFLGYFLFEVPSNLILHRVGARMWIARIMVTWSIISCLTMFTQGPMSFYALRFLLGVAEAGFFPGIVLYLATWFPSNKRSQIIALFMVAIPVSGAIGGPLSGWIMQHFGGMHGYAGWQWLFLIEGIASLLVGIAAFFVLQDRIETVKWLNADEKRLLAQDLAADDSTRAHHSVRQVFGSGRVWLLGLLYFCIAMGNYGLVFWLPTMIRAAGVANLGNIGLLSALPSLVSAVAMILVARHADRHNERRMHVAVCCLLGAAGMVASVLLAQHLWWSMAALIVAAIGINSIAPVFWGIPTAMMGGAGAAAAIALINSTGNLAGFVSPYVIGFLKDSTGQLLPGMIVLACALVGGACIVLSLKPQRSRA, from the coding sequence ATGAGCTCGTCCCCCTCGTCCTACCCGGGCGGTGCACAGCCGCATCCCGGCAACAATGCTCCCCCTGTGGCGGCAAGTTCGGCGCAGCGCGACGCGCTGTACCGCAAGCTGACCTGGCACATCATCCCGTTCCTCTTTCTCGCGTTCATCGTCGCGTACATCGACCGTGTGAACGTGAGCTTCGCCAAGCTGGAGATGCTCTCCGACCTGTCGCTGTCCGAGACCGTGTATGGCGCAGGTGCGGGCGTGTTCTTCCTCGGCTATTTCCTCTTCGAGGTGCCGAGCAACCTGATCCTGCATCGCGTGGGCGCACGCATGTGGATCGCGCGCATCATGGTGACGTGGTCGATCATTTCCTGCCTGACGATGTTCACGCAGGGACCGATGTCCTTCTACGCACTGCGCTTCCTGCTCGGCGTAGCCGAAGCGGGCTTCTTCCCCGGCATCGTGCTCTATCTGGCCACGTGGTTCCCGTCGAACAAGCGCTCGCAGATCATTGCGCTGTTCATGGTCGCCATTCCCGTCTCGGGCGCCATCGGCGGTCCGCTCTCCGGCTGGATCATGCAGCACTTCGGCGGCATGCACGGTTACGCAGGCTGGCAATGGCTGTTTCTGATCGAAGGCATTGCGTCGCTGCTCGTCGGCATCGCGGCGTTCTTCGTGCTCCAGGACCGGATCGAAACGGTGAAGTGGCTGAACGCCGACGAAAAGCGTCTGCTGGCACAAGACCTCGCCGCCGACGACAGCACCCGCGCGCATCACAGCGTGCGTCAGGTGTTCGGTAGCGGCCGCGTGTGGCTGCTCGGCCTGTTGTACTTCTGCATCGCCATGGGCAATTACGGCCTCGTGTTCTGGCTGCCAACGATGATTCGCGCTGCCGGCGTCGCCAACCTGGGCAACATCGGTCTGCTCTCGGCCCTGCCGTCGCTGGTGAGCGCCGTCGCGATGATTCTCGTCGCACGTCATGCCGACCGGCACAACGAGCGTCGCATGCATGTGGCCGTGTGCTGCTTGCTCGGCGCAGCCGGTATGGTCGCGTCGGTGCTGCTGGCGCAGCATCTCTGGTGGTCGATGGCGGCACTGATCGTTGCGGCGATCGGCATCAACTCGATTGCACCGGTGTTCTGGGGCATTCCCACGGCGATGATGGGCGGTGCAGGCGCGGCCGCCGCCATCGCGCTGATCAATTCGACCGGCAACCTCGCGGGCTTCGTCAGCCCGTACGTCATCGGCTTTCTCAAAGACAGCACCGGGCAGTTGCTGCCGGGCATGATCGTGCTGGCGTGTGCGCTGGTCGGCGGAGCATGCATCGTGTTGTCGCTCAAGCCCCAACGGAGCCGTGCATGA